DNA sequence from the Malus sylvestris chromosome 10, drMalSylv7.2, whole genome shotgun sequence genome:
CCACAGTGAAAACGACCTATTGAAGGCTGTGTCTCCATGACGAGCCTTTCAGTTTCCTAAGTAGGGATTTTCTCCAATGATCGTGGGACAGAACTGAACCACACATTTGCAACCATTGGGTAAGGAGTGAATAAATGAGTTCTTACAACAAAGCTAACAGAACAAAATGGATATGCAAAATGGGTTCTgattcaaacaaacaaaaaattagccTTTCCAAATGAAACAATACAAAAGGTATCATGAGAAATAAGTTTGAAATTCTGCCTTTGTTCACAAGAATAAGCTATTGGACATCATTATCTTACATGCCATTGCACTTACCTAATAAACTGAATATGAAAAGACGCAATCAGGCCCGTTTTCCACTACTGGGATTGCTCTTCGTGCAGAGGACCTTCCGCCCCTTAGCACGTCGGCGCTTCATCATTGCTCTCCCACCAGTGGTTCTCATGCGTCTACGGAAGCCATGAGTTCGAGCCAAGGATTTCCTGGACCTACTTCTCTTGGTTAGACACAGGGCAGCCTTCCCGGCCCTCACCACCAAGCCAGagcctcttcttcttccaacCCCAACACTAGAGCTCAAATCCAACCCCAAAGATAAACCTTCAAATTGAAAATCAAGTTCTCATCAATTCAAGGCCTGAAGAAATATCCTTTGACAAGCTCTTCAGCAGAAACCAAATAAAGGCGCCAGCTTGTTTCATTTTTGCGGAAGTATTAGTATCGGCTGACCAACGAAGAACTCACACATTCATCTAAACAGCACCTATCAAGTCTCTAACCACTTCTATATCTAATTCACTATGCTGTAAGGCATCTTTTGATCAGCGGTCGAAGTACTTACGTTGCTAAAACTACGCAAATTGTAACCAAGAAAGTTACTTTTCATGAAGCTAGAGTACCTAAGCAAACTAAAAAATGAACAGAATTCAAGCAAACAATGGAATGTGAATATACAACCGATCAGCTTATGaaattcaacaacaacaaaaaacccATCATAATTTTGGCCAAAAGAAAAGCCCCCATCTGAACTTAGAttcaaatttgaacaaaaatgcagtacttcacaatcttcggcAAAAAGGAGCAGACGCCCATTTCCCAAATCATCCAGAAAACGATAACTACAATTCAAGCTTCAAGTTTTCTCAGAGAATCCCAGAGTAACagtaataaaagaagaaaacttaCCCGAGAACGCGGAAGCGGAAGCGATGGAGGAGGAAGAGATGAAGGAGCAGTGAAGCAAGGGGGAGCGCGCGGCGGCGCCACCGCTGAGAGACACGGAGCTCTTCCTTGCAGTTGAGCCGGTGAGGAATGTGAGAGAAGCACAGGGTGCGGAGGCTAACCTGGAAAGGCAGGGCGACCATGCCATTGCTGAAATTGAAGCCATTCTTCcttttgccttcgtcttctttcGTCTTCAGGTGTTGTTGCtctgctttcttctttctttctgtgtTTTGTTGTCGctaaagaggaggaagaagatgaggttTTTGTGCCTTCGCCTTATCCAATCCAGTGTCTGTGGAATTGGTTTGGACCCTTTCGAATCCGACCGGATTATCCATACTTCAAACGCACTGGGCTGGACCGGCCCATTACGCTTCCGTACCTAGCCTGCCGAATGTAGTACATTATTATACAATCATTTCGATGCAATAATCAATTGGGGATGTAGCTCAAATGGTAGAGCGCCCGCTTTGCATGCGGGAGGTACAGGGTTCGATCCCCTGCATCTCCatcttgtaatttttttttttctgtcttgTTGAGGAGATGATtgtgaatttatttttatttttatatacaactatattttcatgaaaagaaaaattagtatcgAACTCATTATTCATGAGTTTCGAACATAAAAGCTTGTTTGCAACTAAATCACACAATGGTAGCAATAGAAAAGCTAAAATACCTCTATAAGTTTTTTCAGTCTCCAAAAAGTTGACTGTCATGATGAAACCACTAGCTGATCTTCTTTTTTAAGAAGAAGACAAGTTCTATTATATTTGAATCCCAAAATCTCCAAAAAAGAATTGGATGTGACAACATAATCAGTAGGTAATAACTATTAAATTAACAAATGTGGATAAGGCTTAAAGAAAGGAGACCTTTCTTGCTCAAGGGAAAACTTAGATGAGCTATATATATTTACCCAATTACGAGATTAGGGTTCATAAGCATGTGATATTTGGCACTCAATTATTTGCTTTAGTTTAAGACACTCAGAGAGAGGTCAACATTAAGATTCCATTTTTTGATACAAAAAAATGGTAGGTGTGGTTTGCAAATGCAGGCTCCAAATTCCACATGAGTCCATTAAGATTCCATTACTATATACTACATTAGCACATAAGTCCAATCAATGATATTATCGTCATCTTCGGGCCACAAAAGTAAGTGCAGGGATAACATTGTCACACAATGTTTTATCTAATCACTCGTATTATAATACAATGTATATATAGTAGTctaaaaattaattgattttatgTACGTACCTTCGTATATCTCTGAATAATATGAAACCATTCAAAATAACAAGGAGGATCTTGGATCCACTTGTCTAATTAATGATCACaattaataaacaaaagaaTGTGTTAAATTGTTAATCATGTAGTAGGCAGCTTTGCAAGCAACACCTTAGTCATGAAAGGCTGCTACTGGTAGGGGTCCCCTAATACAACTTGTGCAAGCCAACTGtaaatcctctctctctctctctctctctctctctctctctctctctctctctctctctctctctctctctctctctctctctctctctctctctctctctctctctagcaaaTGTTACTTGAGATTTGCTGACATTTGTAACGTTCCTTTATTGTGTTAAAATGAGTTCAAGCGGTAACATAAATTTTAAGGTAATGATTCTCACACTTTCAATTTGTCTTTATGCATTTTGCTCATTATTTGCGTCCCTTCGTTTCTCcttaattcattcaattttaaagttaaaaacaataaagactgcaacataaaaaataaaataaaaaaggagtgCAAAGATCACTTTCCAAATTTTCAAGTGAAAAATTCAAGTGTCAGCAACTCTTCGAGCTTTCTTAATTATAAGAGAGTACGGATAGCAATCCTCCTTCCAAGTGGCATGCAATCATGTAAAGGTTGCTACTTGCCAAGGTGGTTGAGGGGTTCACCATTTTTAGATGAGAACTTCTTAGTTAAGAGCCTTAAGACACATACAAATCAAAGGTGAGACTGAAGCCCCCACCAGACATTAAATATGTGATTGGAGACCTGTTTTGTAGAGTGAGATTGAAGGTACTAGGCCAGCAATGACCATGGAGGTTTAGAAAATCCATTTCTAATCACTCCAAgactttcttttcatttcaacTTCAACTTTCTCAAGCCAGGAACCCACCACAGAGAGCTCTTTCAGCTTCCCATGGCAACCAATTCTGATCCACTACTTGTATGAGAGTGCCATTTCTTTTCTCCTAACACTTACTCAGCATAATGTTAATGATTGTTGGAAGGACCAAGACATCACCATGACCAAGTCTATCATACTCACATCATTTAAAAATGAAGATTCCAATAAACTTGAAACACGACAGGGTTGTCatttaagacaaaaataaatccCTCGAGTCATAGAATAGGACGCAAAAATAATGTACAATCGGAGAAAACGAAACAGATAGACCCGGAGAAATTTCCTCTGGATGAAGAATTAGAGGTGGTTTATTTGAGTGATGAGATTCCATGGATGAAGAATTTAGCGTTTGAAGCACTCTTTTTAATGGAGGGTTTTGGAGAGAGCTTTTGCAAGCACCTTCTGAAACAGAATCCACAATGGACCTTCCACCTACTAGGCCCTATTTGGCACACCGTATAAGACACCAAATAGTACTAATAATACGGTGTACATTGTTTGGTGTTTGGTGGCCGTTTGGACTAAATAGGCACCGGATTAAATAATCCGAGCCCACCTTTTTTACATGATGTTTACCCGCTTGCTTATACTGCTCAAATTCACAGTATAACTTGGTCGGGCTCGCTCTCGCTTCCTCTCCAGAAGCACTCTTCCGCTCCAGgcgctctctcttcctctctagaCACACTCTTCCTTTCATCCCAGGTTCGTCTTTtcagttttcttcttctgggATTCCGCCCCTCACTCTATTCTTCCCCCTCCtcttatttttcttgcaattttctgtcaattgattgaatctagttattattttctctctaattatgcaattgattatgtaattttgtgttttaattagaatttttgaattttagggtTTGCTATTGGGGTCGAATTTAGAGTTTGTTGTTGGTGTTGAACTTTAATTGATTGGGTAGAGTGGGAGTGTGCAGGTTCACTTACCTAAACAAAACTTTATCTCTAGCGCAGCTCCCGTTTCACTCGCTGTCTCGCAGCCGCAACCCAACCATACGGACAACTGGGTAAGCCAATTTCTCTTTGCtcttgttctctctctctctctccatcaccGTCTATGCCCCGAAAATTAGATCCCAATAAATTGTTGTTCTTCTCAGTTTTTGCATCATTCCCTCTCAGCTTTtatccattttttaatttttatgtgaattttactttttatctggatatatatatgtgtgaataATTTCGGACTAGGGTTGTTGAATTGTTGATTGGCACTTATTCCACTTTGTAAAGTAATTACCTTTTAGAAAAAAAGAGTGTGAGTGAGAAATAGAGAAGAAAGGGAGAGCTGCTGCTCTTTTGATGTTTCGGCTTAATTTTGATGCAACATGAGGTGATGAACTTGCATTTGTATATTTTATGAACTTGGATATGTGGTTGGATTATATAACGTAATGATTGTAGTTGTTTTTTGTGAACCTTCTTTTATGTTAttggaaaatattttaaatttgatgTATGGAATttactatttttctttgttatttgaaaatttgtgtGCTTTTcaataggtataaatatgagaaaagtttaacaaacaaagaaagatttgttaaatttattttttctcttGTCCTATCCGGTTCAgtaccaaacacagtataaatagTACGGTCATTTATCCggtactgcaccaaacgcccgactaatttagtcagtactattcGGTGGCTATTTATCttatccgacagaaatagtctaTACAGcccgagctgccaaacgaggcatATATGTCATGGCATGAGAATTTAAGAActcatttggaagtgtttttaaaataactgaaagcgttTTAGCGAACATTTTTATAGGgtttaaaaacacctaaaatgttttttcaagatttatttacatttttattaaaaattgattccaaaactatttatttttaaccaAAAGCACATTTAACAAGTTTGTGACCAACCTAAGTGTAGTGGTGGGCCTGACTACCAAGAGCTACctgatatattttattttttaaactgtTTTCTATATTTGGGGCTTGAGgacaaagttttatgaaaagtCCAAAACAGATCAATCAACCTACTAGAGTGATATGCCTTACCTAATGCTAAGGGCAAGGACTTAAACAGCCTCTGGAACCCACCCCTTTGTTTCCCTCCCTTTGGGTGTTTCAATTTTGAATATTCCTCTTGTGCTCATGAAATTCATCCAAGTATTTAAGGTCATCTCCAGCCAGGAGTTGTAGTTTGAATTTATGCAAAATTTGTCTCCAagaatcaaaaaaaaaaaaatatctatatatatatatatatatatatatatatatatattaaaaggaGTTAGGTCAAAATTTACCCAAGACTTTGGTACATATAACAAGTCTTCAAATATTTCGACCGTCGCCAACTTGTGCATCCCAAACCAAATGTAAAATTTAAACTTGGCTGGAGatgtaaaaaattaacaatcttTGAATCATGCTCTTAGTTGTATATGATGGAAAGAAAATAATTAGTATCATAAAATTTTCCACATTTCTCTCCCCACGCTCTTTTCCTTGCCCACGGAATTACTTTAGTTTCTTACATAAATCattatatgataaaaataaacttagttGCACATGCATGGTGCGTGAGCCGATTGATAGTAATTATTAACATGTTATTTGTTAAGTATCCTCAATTATTTCATCGTGCTCATCATGCTTTTACAATTGTATGgttaaattttgtattttctttaaaaagggATCAGCTGATGTTGGGAATGTTGTAGAGGCATTTCAGCTTCTTTTTAGTCATCATCGTGTGATTCACAAACACCAGCAATCGAACTCAAAACGTGCCTATAGAATACCGGTCTGAAATTTGTTCCCAACCACCAAACCACCCGTAATGATTTATTGCATGATTAATTTGACTAATTCCTTCACTTCCTCCTCTAATTTTATCATTTGATTTTGCCCTGATAAATAAACACCGTAATATTACTTCCAATCAATTCCACATTCTAAAATTTACTTTTTGATCAAATTTTCTCACCTTCGCACCATTCTTCATTTCTAATCAAGGAACAAGAATTAACAAACGACCTGCAGAAGGAGTAAATAGATATgtgaaaattatttgttttgtattATTGGAAATATAAGCATGCTCTAACGCGcgaaaaaaattgtcatataATCGAGTATACATCACTTTACTAATATTAATATCTATCACGGGACGAAAGATGTACTAACGGAAAAATATACGGTCGATTGTTCGAGAATCTCCTAAACATGCATGTAAGttgacaaaacaaaagtttttttttgccaaaatggtccctgagatttgcataactcatcattttggtccctgagatttgaaataaaTAGAtgcatcatcaatcattttgttcattccatgaaaaattatattaaataaggatcaaaataacaataataccctcaatttaattaacaatgggccaaatgatttgacaaaaatacactcattttttgtcattttagctttatttaatggagatttttcattgaatgaccaaaatgattgattggACAAACTTAAGAACTACTTCTAtttatttcaaatctcaggaatCAAAATGAAGAGTTATGTAAATTTCAGAgaacattttaactaaaaagaagagaaaagaaaacatatttaaTAGAGCAATACATGATTTAACCATGTGATGTCAAAATTTCAATCTTGAGACTACGCACAGGCCAGCTCAGAAGCCACAAGACAGGTTTTTATGCCCGTGACCATGCAGACCAATCACCGATCGAATGTTAAAgaaacttttctttttcctaaCAGTTCCCCCTTTACAATCCTCACCCATTTTCAACCCATTCCACCTTCCAACTTCCCACTATTTCCGAACCCTTCCAAACTTTTCCAACTCATCTAAGGCAAAAGACAAACAAACTAATTAATCAGTTTTAACTCAAATAATGTTAGGATTAAAAATGAGAATATTCAAGGTAGAGTATAAATGTCTATAATTGAAgttaagatgagagaaaatcggttaataTGATTTGGACACGTAAACCAAAGACATACAAATGCTTCAATTAGAAGATGTGACTATGAGACGAAGGTTCAAGACAAAAGCGGTAGATGAAGACCTAAGAATTTTGAAAGAGATTATAAGAAAATATATGAAGTACTTAGAGCTAACGGAAGATTTGGCACAAAACCGTCTGCAATGGCATTCTAGAAATTCATATAGGCGATCTCACTTAATGAAATAAAActtaattgttgttgttgtttgttgtaaTACGTCCAATACTACAATTTAGTGGTTTGTATTAGTATTTTAGTGTGACTTACATAGATATCCATGATGTATAATATTtgtaataaaatataatatttatattgaGTTCGATATAATAATAATTGATGCGACTTAGTCCAAATTCCGTCTCTCGTTATAGTAAAATACTTTTGCGTAAACAATATCAATCAACTTCAATATTTGATATCCTCAGGCTCAAACTCTAGACATGTGAACCGCCGAAGCCAAACCTCTCCTTCCTAAAATTCCAAATTATTTACTATAAAAACTCGCATCCCACACTTCGTTTTTCTCTCAAAATCTCAAATGGGTTTCAAGCTCCAAGCTCCGCTGTGCCTCTTAGCTCTTCAAGTTCTGGTCTTCTTCTCAGAAGAAGCAGAGTCAGCAGGGCACAGCCATGGCAGCAGCTTGAGAGTCCACAGGAAGCAAGTGAGCCGCTGCAATTTGTTCGAAGGCAATTGGGTTTTTGATGCTTCTTACCCTCTTTATGATTCTGCCACCTGTCCCTTCATAGATCCTGAGTTTGATTGCATCAAGTATGGCAGACCTGATACGCAGTTCCTCAAGTATGCCTGGAAGCCCGACTCCTGTGACTTGCCCAGGTACATATTAACCCTACGTCTAGTCCTGTATCATAAATTCTCCATGCATGGTGTTCGTTTAATATCATTTTCGCCAAATTATCGCTGTAAGACAAtcgagaattgttattagcacttcaataCCGTTATACAACACTCCTCCGTACTGAAATAGATAAAGGAGAGAGATGTGCATGATAAcgtttttggagtgctaattcTCTACACACGTGTCTCAAATTATGTTTTCTGAATAAATATTAGTAGATTAGCGTTAACAACGTGGctcaaacaaaaatattagttgtttaattatttttgaaaCAGGTTTGATGGGGTGGATTTTCTGAGGAGGTGGAGAGGAAAGAAGATAATGTTTGTGGGCGACTCACTGAGTCTGAACATGTGGGAATCGTTGTCTTGTATGATACATGCGTCGGTGCCAGATGCCAAGACTACCTTCAGAAATGGCCATTCTGTGAACTTTgaggtggagagatttttcacacgcactctgtctctctctctgtccctctctccctctctctcctctttccaatttctctctctatctctgcaTGTGTTtatctttctcttcttccaacATGTTCTGCTGTTTTTTcccattttttattgtttttagaaggTTAGTTCTCCACACTCTGCTGTTTTCCACTGGTTTACTCGTTTTTTTGGGGATTTGGATTTTATCGGATCCAAATTAGGATCTTCAAATCTTAAtcattcattgtacatcgtgtgataaaaaattatttgatttttttatttaaaattaaactaaataacacatgACATGAttatacgatgtacgatgaacggttagGATGTGAAGATCCCTAGAATTCCCATAAAGAGGATCCGGAAGGATCcttatccatttttttttctgaacaaTACTTGACTATTTAAAGATGAGTAGAAACTCTTACTCAAAACTCTTAGTGTTTTAATCACAGAGTTTTGTGCATATGATCAAAACCGTTTATACTATGAATCACactgtaaagatcatctctacaaaaaataaattaaaactaaggtcgtttagtcaaaCTATTGTAGAAAATACATAGACGATTCATAATGTTTTTACTAATTctgttaatttgtttttaaacagCTTGATGACTAAACAACCTTAATTTCaattgattttttgcaaatGCGATCTTTATaaggtgatttataatatgaacgattCTAATACTAAACACGAAGTTTTATAAATTGACAACAaacaattttgaaattttttgagtAGGAGTTCATACTCATCTTTAAATAGCCaagtattgtttttttttttttttaccatgttGAGTTGTTTAATTGTGTAAATATTTAGGATGGCACTTGCAATCATAAGTCAATCTTGCAATCATAAATCATTCACGTATTGTCGTTGAAAAAGTTAGAACGTATAACAGTTTGTGATCGATATCCCGTGAGTTGTGGGCAGCAAAGCAGATGTGCTGAACTAACAGTTTGTGATCTATATCCCGTGAG
Encoded proteins:
- the LOC126586878 gene encoding 50S ribosomal protein L34, chloroplastic → MASISAMAWSPCLSRLASAPCASLTFLTGSTARKSSVSLSGGAAARSPLLHCSFISSSSIASASAFSGLSLGLDLSSSVGVGRRRGSGLVVRAGKAALCLTKRSRSRKSLARTHGFRRRMRTTGGRAMMKRRRAKGRKVLCTKSNPSSGKRA